The Niallia alba genome includes a window with the following:
- a CDS encoding ABC transporter permease: MQEISKDKFEIVGNSSIESEKISKASLSFWKDVFTRFKKNKLAVFGLVLLILLIAMAFVGPLLTPYNYYENDLTKTNQPPSAEHYFGTDELGRDMFERIWYGAKISLFIGIAAAFIDLVIGVIWGGIAGYKGGKTDEVMMRIADVLYGIPYLLLVILLMVVLGQGIWTMILAMSITGWINMARMVRGQVLSLKSQEYILASRTLGASVSRIMGKHLIPNAMGPILVTLTLTVPNAIFTEAFLSYLGLGLTPPLASWGTMANDGIGAMQYYPWRLFFPAIFICLTIFAFNVIGDGIRDALDPRLRK, translated from the coding sequence ATGCAAGAAATTTCGAAAGATAAATTTGAAATAGTAGGCAATAGCAGCATAGAATCAGAAAAAATTTCAAAAGCAAGTCTATCGTTCTGGAAAGATGTATTTACTCGTTTCAAAAAAAATAAGCTTGCCGTATTTGGACTTGTCCTATTAATTCTTTTAATCGCTATGGCTTTTGTTGGGCCATTATTAACTCCATATAATTATTATGAAAATGATTTAACAAAAACGAATCAGCCCCCAAGTGCAGAACACTATTTTGGAACAGATGAACTTGGTCGAGATATGTTCGAACGTATCTGGTATGGCGCAAAAATCTCGCTGTTTATTGGGATAGCGGCAGCCTTTATTGACCTAGTAATTGGTGTAATCTGGGGAGGGATTGCAGGCTATAAAGGTGGAAAGACAGATGAAGTAATGATGCGTATAGCTGACGTATTATATGGAATTCCTTACCTTTTACTTGTTATCCTTCTAATGGTTGTTCTTGGTCAAGGAATTTGGACAATGATTTTAGCAATGAGTATTACTGGCTGGATCAATATGGCTCGAATGGTTCGTGGACAAGTATTATCATTAAAGAGCCAAGAGTATATTCTGGCTTCTAGAACATTAGGAGCAAGTGTTTCAAGAATTATGGGCAAGCATTTAATTCCTAATGCAATGGGACCAATTCTTGTAACTTTAACACTTACTGTTCCAAATGCTATTTTCACAGAAGCATTTTTAAGTTATCTTGGTTTAGGTTTAACTCCTCCATTAGCGAGTTGGGGAACGATGGCTAATGATGGAATTGGTGCAATGCAATATTATCCATGGCGCTTATTTTTCCCTGCAATCTTTATTTGTTTAACAATCTTTGCATTTAATGTTATTGGCGACGGAATTCGAGATGCGCTTGATCCAAGACTACGTAAGTAA
- a CDS encoding ABC transporter ATP-binding protein — MEKLLEVKDLQVSFHTYGGEVQAVRGVSFDLYKGETLAIVGESGSGKSVTSQTLMKLIPMPPGHIKGGQILFNGEDIVQKTDKEMESIRGKEMSMIFQDPMTSLNPTMRIGTQIMEVLIKHQQMNKDKAKKKAIELLSLVGIPKPEKRVDQYPHEFSGGMRQRAMIAIALAANPHLLIADEPTTALDVTIQAQILDLMKDLQEKMDTSIIFITHDLGVVANVADRVAVMYAGQIVEMGTVDEIFYDPRHPYTWGLLASMPSLDNDNEDELAAIPGTPPDLTNPPIGDAFAARNPYALAIDFEQEPPVYQVSETHFVKSWLLHPDAPAVEPPASVKERIRKLPSNFETPVLVKGDK, encoded by the coding sequence ATGGAAAAATTATTAGAAGTAAAGGATTTACAAGTCTCATTCCATACGTATGGAGGAGAAGTGCAGGCGGTTCGCGGAGTATCCTTTGATTTATATAAAGGAGAAACATTAGCAATTGTTGGTGAATCTGGTTCGGGTAAGAGTGTTACTTCACAAACATTAATGAAATTAATTCCTATGCCTCCTGGTCATATTAAAGGTGGACAAATTTTATTTAATGGGGAAGATATTGTTCAAAAAACAGATAAAGAGATGGAAAGCATCCGCGGAAAAGAAATGAGTATGATTTTCCAAGATCCAATGACATCTTTGAATCCGACAATGCGTATTGGAACGCAAATTATGGAAGTACTGATTAAACATCAGCAAATGAACAAAGATAAAGCAAAAAAGAAAGCAATTGAACTTTTAAGTTTAGTTGGAATCCCAAAACCAGAGAAAAGAGTAGATCAATATCCACACGAATTTTCTGGTGGAATGAGGCAGCGTGCGATGATTGCCATAGCGTTAGCAGCCAATCCACATCTGTTAATTGCAGATGAACCAACAACAGCATTAGACGTTACGATTCAAGCGCAAATTTTAGATTTAATGAAAGATTTGCAAGAGAAAATGGATACAAGCATTATCTTTATTACCCATGATTTAGGGGTTGTGGCAAATGTTGCGGATCGAGTTGCTGTTATGTATGCAGGACAAATCGTTGAAATGGGTACGGTGGATGAAATTTTCTACGATCCAAGACATCCATATACATGGGGACTCCTTGCATCCATGCCAAGTTTAGATAATGATAATGAAGATGAGCTTGCAGCTATTCCTGGAACACCGCCAGATTTAACAAATCCTCCAATTGGGGATGCGTTCGCTGCTCGAAATCCATATGCGCTAGCAATTGATTTTGAACAAGAGCCGCCAGTATATCAAGTGTCTGAGACACATTTTGTAAAGTCGTGGCTATTGCATCCAGATGCGCCAGCGGTAGAACCACCTGCTTCTGTTAAAGAAAGAATAAGAAAGCTACCCTCTAACTTTGAAACACCAGTATTAGTAAAGGGGGATAAATAA
- a CDS encoding ABC transporter ATP-binding protein encodes MAEKLLEIKNLKQYFNVGTPNVVKAVDDVTFDIYKGETLGLVGESGCGKSTTGRTIIRLYDATGGQVLFNGEDVHGRKSRTDLKKFNRKMQMIFQDPYASLNPRMTVADIIAEGIDIHGLAKNKKERMEKVYELLHTVGLNKEHANRYPHEFSGGQRQRIGIARALAVDPDFIIADEPISALDVSIQAQVVNLMKKLQKEKGLTYLFIAHDLSMVKYISDRIGVMYFGKLVELAPADELYNNPMHPYTQSLLSAIPLPDPETERTRKRTVYDPTVHQYEEGEELKMREIKPGHFVYCSESECKKYKMQLENK; translated from the coding sequence ATGGCTGAAAAGTTATTAGAAATAAAAAATCTTAAGCAGTATTTTAATGTCGGTACTCCTAATGTCGTGAAAGCAGTAGATGATGTTACCTTTGATATTTACAAAGGAGAAACACTAGGCTTAGTTGGGGAATCAGGTTGTGGGAAATCAACAACTGGAAGAACCATTATTCGCCTGTATGATGCAACAGGTGGTCAGGTACTATTTAACGGAGAAGACGTACATGGAAGAAAATCAAGAACGGACTTAAAGAAGTTTAATCGCAAAATGCAAATGATTTTTCAAGATCCCTATGCATCTTTAAATCCGAGAATGACCGTTGCTGATATTATTGCAGAAGGTATTGACATACACGGTTTAGCGAAAAACAAAAAAGAAAGAATGGAAAAAGTATACGAACTGCTTCATACAGTTGGTTTAAATAAAGAGCATGCTAATCGTTATCCTCATGAGTTCTCTGGTGGTCAGAGACAAAGAATTGGAATTGCGCGTGCTCTAGCAGTAGATCCAGACTTTATCATTGCTGATGAACCGATTTCCGCATTAGATGTTTCGATTCAAGCACAAGTTGTTAACTTAATGAAGAAACTTCAAAAAGAAAAAGGTTTAACTTACTTATTCATTGCCCATGATTTATCAATGGTTAAGTATATAAGTGACCGTATTGGTGTGATGTATTTTGGGAAATTAGTTGAATTAGCGCCTGCAGATGAATTGTATAACAACCCAATGCATCCATATACACAGTCCTTATTATCAGCAATTCCTCTGCCAGATCCAGAAACAGAGCGTACAAGAAAAAGAACAGTCTATGATCCGACCGTCCATCAATATGAAGAGGGCGAAGAACTTAAAATGCGAGAAATTAAGCCAGGACATTTTGTTTATTGCTCTGAAAGTGAATGTAAAAAATATAAAATGCAATTGGAGAATAAATAA
- a CDS encoding putative glycoside hydrolase, with amino-acid sequence MNKKFLSFGLSFYLLVPHIAFAKEEKVIPKQPTKQMEIMVKQWPDSLPRMKNNSFQFTYPDAVRGIYVNANSIGGNKWNQLIDLIKTTDLNAMVIDYKEDHGNLTFMPEESSSYRKIGSNSIKNMTALLGQLEKEKIYPIARIVVFKDSVLAKEKPEWSFVEGEKVWTNGRGEAFVNPFEEKVWDYNVNLAIEAAKMGFQEIQFDYVRFPEGFENKGDKLTYTKGDYENLNKSEGQKRVEAVTDFVQYAKEKLEPYNVKVSVDIFGYTATLEEAPGIGQNFSKISNHVDVISSMIYPSHWTAYFGIEKPDLHPYELVSEYTKMEKKKLNELKNPPISRPWLQDFTAAWLGKDNYQVYGKEEVQKQIEALNDQGVNEFLLWNAGNNYTKNVDYTPKNEEKKGD; translated from the coding sequence ATGAATAAAAAGTTTTTATCCTTTGGATTAAGTTTCTATTTATTGGTTCCACATATTGCATTTGCGAAAGAGGAGAAGGTAATTCCAAAACAGCCAACAAAACAAATGGAGATTATGGTTAAACAATGGCCAGATTCTTTACCGAGAATGAAAAACAATTCCTTCCAATTTACATACCCTGATGCTGTAAGAGGGATTTATGTAAATGCAAATTCAATTGGAGGGAATAAATGGAATCAATTAATTGATTTAATAAAAACGACCGATTTAAATGCAATGGTAATTGATTATAAAGAAGATCATGGTAATTTGACCTTTATGCCGGAAGAAAGCTCATCATATCGGAAAATTGGTAGTAATTCTATCAAAAATATGACGGCTCTATTAGGGCAGCTTGAAAAAGAGAAAATTTATCCGATTGCGCGAATTGTTGTTTTCAAGGATTCCGTTTTAGCTAAAGAAAAACCAGAATGGTCATTTGTGGAGGGAGAAAAGGTTTGGACCAATGGAAGAGGAGAAGCATTTGTTAACCCTTTTGAAGAAAAGGTTTGGGATTATAATGTCAATCTTGCTATTGAAGCGGCTAAAATGGGTTTCCAGGAAATCCAATTCGATTACGTTCGTTTTCCAGAAGGCTTTGAAAATAAGGGAGATAAATTAACCTATACAAAAGGTGATTATGAGAATTTAAATAAAAGTGAAGGGCAGAAACGGGTAGAAGCGGTAACAGATTTTGTTCAGTATGCCAAAGAAAAGCTAGAACCCTATAACGTGAAGGTTTCTGTGGATATATTTGGATATACAGCAACTTTAGAAGAAGCACCAGGAATCGGTCAAAATTTCTCTAAAATAAGTAATCATGTTGATGTCATTTCTTCGATGATCTATCCAAGTCATTGGACCGCGTATTTTGGAATTGAAAAACCAGATTTGCATCCTTATGAACTTGTGAGTGAGTATACGAAAATGGAAAAGAAAAAGTTGAATGAATTAAAGAACCCGCCTATTTCAAGACCATGGCTTCAAGATTTTACGGCTGCATGGCTTGGAAAAGATAATTATCAAGTATACGGAAAAGAAGAGGTTCAAAAACAGATTGAAGCATTAAATGATCAAGGAGTTAACGAGTTTTTACTATGGAATGCAGGGAATAATTATACGAAGAATGTAGATTACACACCGAAAAATGAAGAGAAAAAAGGAGATTAA
- a CDS encoding GNAT family N-acetyltransferase, translating into MHWYDKLNQYFPVEEMKSQEHMEALLKDFPEYYHKDEGKYHVLMYVEAEDFIFVDYLFVSNEARGQGLGHQLVEKLKEKDKPIILEVEPINYKDSDTKKRLKFYQREGFKHATSIGYRRLSLATREVNAMEILYWAPNNENEDVVYQALVKTYNKIHTYNDIHFYGEAYEPVDKVVQFNNGQEQKNILDDI; encoded by the coding sequence ATGCATTGGTATGATAAGTTAAATCAGTATTTTCCCGTAGAAGAAATGAAATCACAAGAACATATGGAAGCCTTGTTAAAGGATTTTCCGGAATATTATCATAAAGATGAAGGGAAATACCATGTATTAATGTATGTGGAAGCAGAGGATTTTATCTTTGTTGATTATTTATTTGTTTCCAATGAAGCCAGAGGTCAGGGGCTTGGGCATCAATTAGTGGAGAAGTTAAAAGAAAAGGATAAACCAATTATATTAGAAGTGGAACCAATAAATTACAAGGATAGTGATACGAAAAAAAGGCTTAAGTTTTACCAAAGAGAAGGGTTTAAACATGCAACATCCATTGGGTATAGAAGGTTATCCCTAGCCACAAGGGAAGTAAATGCAATGGAGATACTTTATTGGGCACCTAATAATGAAAACGAAGATGTCGTTTATCAAGCATTGGTAAAAACCTATAATAAAATTCATACGTATAATGATATCCATTTTTACGGGGAAGCTTATGAACCAGTCGATAAAGTCGTTCAATTTAATAATGGCCAAGAACAGAAAAATATACTTGATGATATTTGA
- the spxA gene encoding transcriptional regulator SpxA, whose amino-acid sequence MVTLYTSPSCTSCRKAKAWLEEHEIAYKERNIFSEPLSIEEIKEILRMTEDGTDEIISTRSKTFQKLNVNLETMPLQDLFGIIQNNPGLLRRPIIIDEKRLQVGYNEDEIRRFLPRKVRTFQLREAQRLVN is encoded by the coding sequence ATGGTAACATTATACACTTCACCAAGTTGTACATCCTGCAGAAAAGCAAAAGCATGGTTAGAGGAACATGAAATTGCTTATAAAGAAAGAAATATATTCTCTGAGCCACTTTCTATTGAGGAGATAAAAGAAATTCTTCGTATGACAGAAGATGGAACAGATGAGATTATTTCAACAAGAAGTAAAACTTTTCAAAAACTAAATGTGAATTTAGAAACAATGCCATTACAAGATTTATTTGGCATTATTCAAAATAACCCAGGGCTATTAAGACGTCCGATTATCATTGATGAAAAAAGGCTGCAAGTAGGGTACAATGAAGATGAAATTCGCAGATTTTTACCAAGAAAAGTTCGTACTTTCCAATTACGAGAAGCACAACGATTAGTTAACTAA
- the mecA gene encoding adaptor protein MecA has product MEIERINDHTVKFYISYIDIEERGFKREEIWYNRERSEELFWEMMDEVHQEEDFIFDGPLWIQVQALEKGLEILVTKAQLSKDGQKFEISIPEDKLKDLPIDERFEDLMDQHFTIKDGEEEYDESLEFLLTFNDFEDIISLSKMQGLEGMDTKLYSYNGKYYLFVQFLDEEIPEEEVENALSILLEYAQEDSKMTIHVLEEYGKVIMENEVFMELRKYFN; this is encoded by the coding sequence ATGGAAATTGAAAGAATTAATGATCATACAGTAAAGTTTTATATTTCGTATATTGATATAGAAGAACGTGGATTTAAACGTGAGGAGATTTGGTACAATCGGGAGCGCAGTGAGGAATTATTTTGGGAAATGATGGACGAAGTGCATCAAGAAGAGGACTTTATCTTTGATGGACCATTATGGATCCAAGTTCAAGCTCTAGAAAAAGGCTTGGAAATTCTTGTTACAAAAGCGCAGCTTTCTAAAGACGGACAGAAGTTTGAAATTTCCATTCCGGAGGATAAGCTAAAGGATTTACCTATTGATGAACGTTTTGAAGACTTAATGGATCAACACTTTACTATAAAAGATGGTGAAGAGGAGTATGATGAGAGTCTTGAATTTCTTTTAACGTTTAATGATTTTGAGGACATCATTTCCTTATCCAAAATGCAAGGGCTAGAAGGAATGGATACAAAACTCTATAGCTACAATGGAAAATATTACTTATTTGTACAGTTCCTTGACGAGGAAATTCCAGAAGAGGAAGTAGAAAATGCATTAAGCATTTTACTGGAATATGCTCAAGAGGATTCCAAAATGACTATTCATGTTCTTGAAGAGTATGGAAAGGTTATTATGGAGAATGAAGTATTTATGGAGTTAAGAAAATACTTTAATTAA